The Roseovarius sp. EL26 genome contains the following window.
TTATGTGCGGCCATCGCCTGCGCCAGAACATCCAGTGTCAGGGCCTCACGTTCCATGCTGATATTGCCTGACGGGTCGGCACTAGTGCCACGGATCAGGGCCACATCGATTTTTGTGGCCTTGTAGAATAACCATTCCTCGCCATCGATATTGTGCAGTTTAACAATATCTTCTTCGGTCTTTCTGTTGACCTTGGCCCCGCCATGGCGCGGATCGACAAAGGTATGCAGGCCAACCTTAGAGAAAAGCCCCGGCTGACCGGCTGCACAGGTGCGATAGAGCTGCGAGATGACACCCTGTGGCAGATTGTAGCCACAAATACGGTTTTCTTGCGCGGCTTGGGCTACTTTGGGCATGCGTCCAAAATTGCCTGCAATCACGCGTTTGAGCAGGCCATCATGGTGCAAACGGCCAGTACCCAAGCCCTTGCTGTCGCCAGCGCCCGCGCACATGATCAAGGTCAGGTCGCGTGGGTGATTTTCCTCAAGAAACCGTTTTTCCAACGCCGCATGCAGCATTTCAGGAATACAGCTTTGAACAAACCCGGTGGTGGTGACCACGTCTTCATCGCGAATAAGCGTCATCGCATGTTCGACGGTTGTTACCTTGTCTTTCATCTAATCGATCTTCCTGTTGGGCGTGTGCATTGATGCGGGAAGTTATGCCTTGGTAATTTTTGGCAAGTTTTTATGGTGTTTCTGTACTATTTATTATGCAGTGAATCCGTCTTCCGCAAGGGAAACTTTACTTCCAGTTAGGAAAGTAATATTCCGCAAGGTAAAATAATGCGGAAGACGTATTGCTAAATTTGCCTTGGGGATCAACTGATCCCGCCCAGACAGACGTATTTCAGCTCCAGATAGTCATCCATACCGTATTTTGAGCCTTCACGCCCTAGACCGGATTGTTTGACGCCGCCAAACGGGGCTACTTCGGTTGAGATCAATCCGGTGTTGACGCCGACCATGCCGGTTTCAATCCGTTCGGCCACGCGCCAGACGCGCGACAGATCATTGGCATAGAAGTAACCGGCCAGACCAAATTCGCTGTCGTTGGCCAGTGCAATGACTTCATCCTCGGTTTCAAACCGGATAAGTGGCGCGACCGGGCCAAAGGTCTCTTCTTTTGACACCAACGCAGAGGTTGGAACATCAGCCAGCAGGGTGGGTTCAAAGAATGTGCCATCAAGGCGTTTGCCACCAACCAAAACACGTGCGCCTTTGGCTGTGGCATCTGCAAGATGTTCCTCAACCTTGGCAACCGCACTTTCGTTGATCAGTGGGCCAGTGGTCACGCCAGCATCCATCCCGTTGCCGGGGGTCAACTTAGAGACGGCTGCGGCCAACTTTTCTGCAAAAGCGTCATAAACGCCCGATTGCACATAGATCCGATTGGCGCAGACACAGGTTTGGCCGTTGTTGCGGAACTTGGCAATCATGGCACCCTCAACCGCGGCATCCAGATCAGCATCATCAAAGACAATGAACGGCGCGTTGCCGCCCAGCTCTAGCGACATCTTTTTGATGGTATCGGCGCCCTGACGCATCAGGATCTGACCCACACGGGTAGAGCCGGTAAAGGTGATCTTGGCCACTTTGGGATTGGCGCACATTTCTTCGCCCGTGCCGCGCGAGTTGCTGTTGGGCAGCACGCTGAAGACACCGGCAGGCACGCCCGCACGTTCTGCCAGAACGGCCATAGAGATGGCAGACAGGGGGGTCAGCTCGGCTGGACGCACCACAAAGCTACAGCCAGCGGCAAGAGCAGGGGCCACTTTGCGGGCGATCATTGCATTGGGGAAGTTCCACGGCGTGATGGCTCCGACAACCCCGACGGGTTGTTTCAGAACGACGATGCGTTTGTCGCGCTGGTGGCCCGGAATTGTATCGCCATAGACGCGCTTGGCCTCTTCTGCGAACCACTCTATGAACGACGCACCATAGGCGATCTCACCTTTGGCTTCGGCCAGAGGTTTGCCCATTTCGGCACACAGGATGGTGCCCAGATCATCCTGTGCCTCGATCATCAGATCAAACCACTTGCGCAGAACGGCAGCGCGTTCCTTGCCCGTCCATTCAGCCCAATCTTTTTGCGCCACGTATGCGGCATCAATAGCCTCTTGCACATCGGCGATGGTGCTGTCGGTGACCTCGGTGATGAGGGCACCTGTGGCGGGGTTGGTCACGGCAAAGCGGCTGTCGCTGCTACGCCATTCGCCGTTGATGTAGGCCCGACCCTCTAACAGGGTCGGATCGTTCAAATTTAGCGTGTTTGCGTTTGTATCCAGCATCTTACGCTCCTTATGCTTCCTGCGCCGCTTTGATCGACTCTTCCAGAAGGTCCATGGCTTCGGTCATGATTTCATCTTGAATAGTGATCGGGGCCAGGAATCGGACAACGTTGCCATGAACACCACAGGTCAACAGAACCAGATTGCGTTTCAGGCCTTCGGCGCGGACTTTGTTGGCAAAATCTGCACTTGGAGTGCTGCCGTCGGCAGTGTTGAACTCGGCCGCAATCATGAAGCCGAGACCACGAACATCGACCATTTCTGGCACATCGGCGCGGATCGCTTCGAGGCGTTGCTTGAGGCGCGAACCCAACTCGTTGGCGCGATTACAAAGCTGCTCTTCCTCAATCACATCCATCACGGCATGTGCAGCGGCGATGCCTAGCGGGTTACCGGCATAGGTGCCGCCCAGACCGCCGGGGTTGGCCGCATCCATCAGATCTGCTTTGCCGGTTACGGCGGCCAGTGGCAGGCCACCCGCCAGACCCTTGGCCATAGTGGTCAGGTCGGCGGCAACATCGTAATGCTCCATCGCGAACAGCTTACCAGTACGGGCGAAACCGGTCTGAACCTCGTCTGCAATCATGACCATGCCATGCTCATCACAGATCTCACGAACGGCGCGCATCAGCTCGACCGGGGCCTGATAGAAACCACCTTCGCCTTGAACCGGCTCCAGAATGATGGCCGCAACACGGGCAGGGTCCAGATCCGCCTTGAACAGTTGGGTGATCGCAGCCTTGGCATCGTCAACGCTGACGTCGTGCAGGTCGATTGGGAAGGGAACGTGGAACACGTCAGGCATCATGGTGCCAAAACCAGCTTTGTATGGCTGTACCTTACCGGTCAGCGACATGCCCATAAATGTACGGCCATGGAAACCACCACCAAAGGCGATAACGGCCTGACGGTTGGTTGCGGCGCGGGCCACCTTGATGGCGTTTTCAACAGCTTCAGCACCAGTTGTGACAAAGATGGTTTTCTTTTCAAAATCACCGGGCACGGCGTCATTCAGGCGCTCGCCCAGACCGATGTAGTTTTCATACGGCATGACCTGATGGCAGGTGTGGGTGAACTTGCTCAGTTGTTTTTCAACGGCAGCCATGACCTTGGGGTGACGGTGACCCGTGTTGACCACGGCGATGCCAGCGGCAAAGTCGATGTAGCGGGTACCTTCGACATCCCAAACTTCAGCATTCTCTGCACGCTCTACATAGATCTGTGTCATCATGCCAACGCCACGGGCGATGGTCTCGTCACGGCGCTTTGCGATCTCTGCGTTTTTCATATCATGTCCTCTCCAAAAGCCGGTCATGCTGACTCGGGTGAAATGAAATCGCCTCACACTATGGATCATTGTGTGCTTTGCAAACCTTTTTCTAATTTCACGTAAAGCATTGAATCTATGTAGCAGAAGGTTATAGTGTTCAATATTATGAACACTGAAAACACATCGAACACGAATCTCGAAATTGGTGCGCGCTTGCGGTACCTTAGGGAACGGGCAGGCATGTCGCAGCGCGCCTTGGCCAAGGCGGTGGGCGTGCCCAATTCCACCGTATCCCTGATCGAATCCGGTCAAACCAATCCATCGGTCAGCGCGCTCAAACGTCTGCTGGATGGCATACCCATTGGTTTGTCAGAGTTTTTTGCCTTTGAGCCAGAGCAAGAGCGTAAAGTGTTTTTCGCCGCCGAAGAGCTGACCGAGATCAGCCGGGGCAAGCTGTCACTGCGTCAGGTTGGGCGCAATTTGTTTGGGCACAGTCTGCAGATTTTGCACGAAACCTATCAGCCGGGGGCGGATACGGGTGTGAAAAAATACCAGCACGAAGGTGAAGAGGGCGGGATCGTCATTTCCGGCCGGATTGAAGTAACAGTCGGGGAAGAACGCAAGATCCTGGGCCCCGGTGATGCCTATCTGTTCAACAGCAACATGCCGCATCGATTCAAGGCCATCGGTGCCGCACCCTGCGAGATTATCAGCGCCTGCACCCCGCCGACGTTTTGATGAAATGCGGGTCGGCATTGGGAACATGTCGCATGACAGTCTGTTTTCGGTCATTCTTTCCTCACATTTTACTACAATTTAGGGATGAGTGACGTTTGGGGAGAAGTATGAATTCGACGCTTGAATTTGAGCAGTTTAAGCTTACTACACCATTGGAAAATAGAATGAAGTTGCGATGCAACGCAGTGTTGAGGCTTTGTGTTGTGGGGGGCTCATTTCTGATTTGTTTTGCTGAACTAGTGGGCATTGAAGTTTGGACATTTTCCCAAAGCAGCTTAATTGTTGTCCTTGGGCTATGGATCGGAATAGGTACCAACGCAGAGTTCTATGAACCGTTCTGGCGCAAATTTGGGCCATTGGGGCAATTGGCAATATTGGTCTCGCTTTTGATGATTGGTGCTGGCCTTCTATTCTCAGAAGGGCATATATTTTGGCGAAAGGTGTCGGCTTTCAGTACGCTTATGGTCTTGGCTTGGATTGCTTGGTATTTGATGCAGATGATGTGGGAGCCAATGCATGCTGCGCGATATAGGCAATTACAAAGGTACCTACGAACCCTACCGAGAAGGGAGCGCTCCGAAGCACGAAAGCACTTGATGGCGAATTTCGCGAGGCTTGTTTCAGAAGGTTTCCGATAATTGTGAAGTCAACTGCTCGGCAAACTGCCATGATTGACGTCGTGGACCACAAACAACCGCTTGCGCCCACGAGTCATCTGCGAATTACAGCGCTCATGCAAAGGGAACGCTAAAATCACTCGGATTGTTTGATTAACCACGCACAGGACGTTTGGCTTTTTCCAACGGACCGAGTGAGTTCAGATATTCGGTCTGGTGGCTGCCATTGTTGTAGATCGGGAAGGTCATGTCTGTGTCGCGGAAGCTTTTGAGGGGTTGACCCATGTTCAACAGACCTTGCTGCCGTTGGCGACGGACTAAATCGAAGTCAACCTCAATCGGGATCAGTTCCTCGTTGACCGATCCGTCGTGCAACAACTGACCTGCCGGGTCGATGACGCGGGAATAGCCGTTGCCACCCGCCATCAGACCGTTGATGGCAAAGACATAGGATTGGAACATCGCGGCTGAGGCTTGCGCTATGACCAGATCGGCGTGGCGATCGACAAAGCTGGCCAGAACCGGGTTGATGATCACCTCGGCCCCTTGGGAGACCATGGTGCGGGTCAGCTCAGGGAACCAGATGTCATAGCAGATCGACATCCCAAATTTACCGACGTGTGGGACATCAAAGGTGCAAACCTCGGTGCCGGGGGTGGTATGGCTTTCATAGGGCGTGAAAGGGAACATCTTGCGGTAGCGGGTGACAATTTCGCCCGCCGGGTTGATCACCGGTGCGGTGTTGTAGATCACGCCGTCGACCTCGCCCTTTTCATAGTAAGAGCCGGGGATCAGCCAGATGCCATATTTCTGCGCCAGTTCACGGCATTGGGTTTCATATTCGCCATCTTGTGGCTGCGCCGATTGCGGGTTGGGGC
Protein-coding sequences here:
- a CDS encoding cupin domain-containing protein, whose protein sequence is MNTENTSNTNLEIGARLRYLRERAGMSQRALAKAVGVPNSTVSLIESGQTNPSVSALKRLLDGIPIGLSEFFAFEPEQERKVFFAAEELTEISRGKLSLRQVGRNLFGHSLQILHETYQPGADTGVKKYQHEGEEGGIVISGRIEVTVGEERKILGPGDAYLFNSNMPHRFKAIGAAPCEIISACTPPTF
- a CDS encoding NAD-dependent succinate-semialdehyde dehydrogenase; the protein is MLDTNANTLNLNDPTLLEGRAYINGEWRSSDSRFAVTNPATGALITEVTDSTIADVQEAIDAAYVAQKDWAEWTGKERAAVLRKWFDLMIEAQDDLGTILCAEMGKPLAEAKGEIAYGASFIEWFAEEAKRVYGDTIPGHQRDKRIVVLKQPVGVVGAITPWNFPNAMIARKVAPALAAGCSFVVRPAELTPLSAISMAVLAERAGVPAGVFSVLPNSNSRGTGEEMCANPKVAKITFTGSTRVGQILMRQGADTIKKMSLELGGNAPFIVFDDADLDAAVEGAMIAKFRNNGQTCVCANRIYVQSGVYDAFAEKLAAAVSKLTPGNGMDAGVTTGPLINESAVAKVEEHLADATAKGARVLVGGKRLDGTFFEPTLLADVPTSALVSKEETFGPVAPLIRFETEDEVIALANDSEFGLAGYFYANDLSRVWRVAERIETGMVGVNTGLISTEVAPFGGVKQSGLGREGSKYGMDDYLELKYVCLGGIS
- a CDS encoding carbon-nitrogen hydrolase family protein, producing the protein MTKFAIGGIQMHLGVHDNMPEMKKRLAIMMHLYPWVEMVVFSELCHSGPNPQSAQPQDGEYETQCRELAQKYGIWLIPGSYYEKGEVDGVIYNTAPVINPAGEIVTRYRKMFPFTPYESHTTPGTEVCTFDVPHVGKFGMSICYDIWFPELTRTMVSQGAEVIINPVLASFVDRHADLVIAQASAAMFQSYVFAINGLMAGGNGYSRVIDPAGQLLHDGSVNEELIPIEVDFDLVRRQRQQGLLNMGQPLKSFRDTDMTFPIYNNGSHQTEYLNSLGPLEKAKRPVRG
- a CDS encoding 4-aminobutyrate--2-oxoglutarate transaminase, encoding MKNAEIAKRRDETIARGVGMMTQIYVERAENAEVWDVEGTRYIDFAAGIAVVNTGHRHPKVMAAVEKQLSKFTHTCHQVMPYENYIGLGERLNDAVPGDFEKKTIFVTTGAEAVENAIKVARAATNRQAVIAFGGGFHGRTFMGMSLTGKVQPYKAGFGTMMPDVFHVPFPIDLHDVSVDDAKAAITQLFKADLDPARVAAIILEPVQGEGGFYQAPVELMRAVREICDEHGMVMIADEVQTGFARTGKLFAMEHYDVAADLTTMAKGLAGGLPLAAVTGKADLMDAANPGGLGGTYAGNPLGIAAAHAVMDVIEEEQLCNRANELGSRLKQRLEAIRADVPEMVDVRGLGFMIAAEFNTADGSTPSADFANKVRAEGLKRNLVLLTCGVHGNVVRFLAPITIQDEIMTEAMDLLEESIKAAQEA